Proteins encoded in a region of the Neodiprion virginianus isolate iyNeoVirg1 chromosome 2, iyNeoVirg1.1, whole genome shotgun sequence genome:
- the LOC124298411 gene encoding WD repeat-containing protein 82 codes for MKLVDNVVRSFKVAKVFRENTDKINSIDFSPSGDTLISCSEDDQIVIYDCEKGTQVRTVNSKKYGVDLIHFTHAKNTAIHSSTKIDDTIRYLSLHDNKYIRYFPGHTKKVVSLCISPIEDTFLSGSLDKTLRLWDLKSPNCQGLMQLSGRPVAAYDPEGLIFAAGVNSECIKLYDLRSFDKGPFVTFTLSQERECDWTGLKFSRDGKTILISTNGSIIRLIDAFHGTPLQTFTGHLNNKGIPIEASFSPDSQYVFSGSTDGRVHIWNADTGYKVCVLNGDHPAPVQCIQFNPKYMMLTSACTNMAFWLPTVEETE; via the coding sequence ATGAAGCTGGTCGACAACGTGGTGAGGAGTTTCAAGGTGGCAAAAGTCTTCCGCGAGAATACCGACAAAATAAACAGTATAGATTTCTCGCCGAGCGGTGATACCCTGATATCATGTTCCGAGGACGACCAGATAGTGATATACGATTGCGAGAAGGGGACGCAAGTCCGAACGGTTAATTCAAAGAAATACGGGGTGGACCTGATCCACTTTACCCATGCAAAAAACACCGCGATACACAGCAGCACAAAAATAGATGACACGATACGCTACCTCTCCCTCCATGACAACAAATACATTCGCTACTTCCCCGGTCACACGAAGAAGGTGGTTTCTCTATGCATCAGTCCCATCGAGGACACTTTCTTATCTGGGTCTCTTGACAAAACGCTGCGCCTCTGGGACTTAAAGTCGCCCAACTGTCAGGGACTGATGCAGCTATCGGGTCGCCCGGTCGCCGCCTACGATCCAGAAGGCTTGATATTTGCCGCAGGAGTCAACTCCGAGTGCATAAAGCTCTACGACCTCAGGAGCTTTGACAAGGGACCGTTTGTCACTTTCACATTGTCTCAGGAAAGAGAATGCGATTGGACCGGTCTGAAGTTCAGCAGAGACGGAAAGACAATTCTTATATCCACAAATGGCAGCATCATACGGCTAATTGACGCCTTCCACGGAACGCCGCTTCAAACTTTCACTGGGCATTTGAACAACAAGGGGATACCAATCGAGGCCAGCTTTAGTCCGGACTCTCAATACGTTTTCAGTGGATCAACTGACGGCAGAGTTCATATCTGGAATGCCGACACAGGGTATAAGGTATGCGTTCTCAACGGTGACCATCCTGCACCTGTACAATGTATCCAATTTAACCCCAAGTACATGATGCTCACATCGGCATGCACCAACATGGCCTTTTGGTTACCAACCGTCGAAGAAACTGAGTGA